DNA from candidate division WOR-3 bacterium:
TAGAGTTATACGATGAGAATAGGGAGCATTTTGCTAGCAATTTACGCAAGTATTTAAAGCTTGACGGTTAGTGGTTGGGTGGGATGACGGAGTTACAGAAGTCGCGGATAGTTCACGATTTCATCATAGAGCAGTTTGGTGTAGATTATTGGGAGGACTATCAGCGCGACATATTTTTAAGTGTTAACAAGAAGGAGGTAATAGTAAAGTCTCGTCAGGTAGGTTTATCATATGCATTCAGTGCGGATGCGTTAGCGCGTGCATTATTATTTGGTGAGAAGTTTTTGATAACATCTTACAACAGGGACGAGGCATCGGAGAAGATAGGTTTCATCAGGAACGATTTTTTGCCCCACATACGGATATCGATACCGCGTATAGTAAACGATGC
Protein-coding regions in this window:
- a CDS encoding terminase family protein, translating into MTELQKSRIVHDFIIEQFGVDYWEDYQRDIFLSVNKKEVIVKSRQVGLSYAFSADALARALLFGEKFLITSYNRDEASEKIGFIRNDFLPHIRISIPRIVNDAQHNISFENGGEIKSVPAHSVRGRSKNVYADEFEYYKNSLDIYRAILPSVVREDDTSRVLRIWSTPLTKT